Below is a genomic region from Phragmites australis chromosome 20, lpPhrAust1.1, whole genome shotgun sequence.
ATCATGTTGCAATCACTACCGGAACCcccatgtttgccgagtgtctaaaacattgccgagtgtattttatcgtgcactcggcaaaccacCCTATACGccgagtgcaaaaaaaaaacactcgaCAAACAagtagacactcggcaaaccaagagaaaagcactcggcaaaaaatagcactcggcaaactcgagaaaatacactcggcaaagtcaggcactcggcaaacaccgcgccacgtgtccctcctcACGGACTCTGGCGGCGCGtccgtcctttgccgagtgtcgtctaacggacactcggcaaaaaacttgtttgccgagtgtcctctaTTTGACATTCGGCAAATAGTGAAATATTTTCCTTACCGACCAAAAATTTcggatttttttgaatttacgCCCGCGCAGACTGTGCCTTCTACGAGTGGCTCGGCCCACAACCCAAACCCCAGCACCCACCTCCAACCCTAGCTCTTCCAATCCCCAATTCCCCATCTCCCGTCCCGCTCCACTCACATGCGCCGGTGCCGACGCCTTTTCCGCCTGGCCGCCGCCCCTCACGTCCCCTACGCAGTCGGCCGCAGCGGCTCACGGCCCCTACACAGTCGGCCGCCGCCCCTCACGTGCCAAGCTCGGGCGGGCAGCGGCGGGCGCAGCCGTGCGGGCTACGGCTGCGGCGCGTGCCGTGCTTGGTCGAGCGGAGGGCCGGAGCTGTGCCTGGTCGCGTCAGCGGAAGACGCCAGCCATCGGCAAGCCACAGCCTCTCAGCACGCCAGCAGCTCGGCGCCTCGGCCAGCACGTCGGCGGAAGACACTCGGGCGACCAGCAGGCAGCAGCACGCCAGCTGCAGACCTCTCAGGTGGTTTCCCTTAACTGCATCCTTGCAAACATCGGCTTCATTTGTCCATTTGCGTGCGTACCGTGGTGTAAAATTTTGATGTGCCAAATTAAGGAAGAGTTAATTTGCAGAGAGATGGAAAGTGGGATATGTACATGTACTGTAGTTAATTTGTCTGGCAGTTCAAGTGCTGAATTGCTCGCTACCTTCTGTGATAACATTCTGAAGAAAGGCTGCAGTGAAAAGCTCAGTGATGAAGCCATTGAAGATGCCCTTGAGAAGGTACATCTTGTCTTTTCTTTTGCTGCTTTTATTAAATTATGAATGTGAACTTTTACATTTGCTATTGGCTATTTTTCAGGTGGTAAGATTGCTTGCATACATCAGTGATAAAGACCTCTTTGCTGAGCTATCTTCCAGGAAGAAACTTGCAAGAAGATTGCTTTTCGACAAAAGTGCTAATGCTGAGCTATCAGTGATAAGATTGCTCCTGTGGtggctttttttttcctctttttttaatcgtttgccgagtgtattttaagggcactcggcaaaccctccactttttgccgagtgtattccctcgacactcggcaaactggcgcttttttttgccgagtgtcggaTTTCACTCTCGGCAaaatagtttgccgagtgcgcgaTAGAAAACAGTCGGCAAACAATTGTTTGCCGGCACGTTGTACGCCGACTGCTGTTTGTCGAGTGTTACATTCGGCAAAcaatttgccgagtgtttttaagccttcgccgtgtgccctgggcacacggcaaagtcaCGAAATCCGGTAGTGAATCATACCATCTCGTAAGCATTATTCATGCTTTTGCATAAAACTAAAATTGGTGATGATTACGACGTTATGGGAATGGCTATTAAATTTCATTGtcgtatgcatacatatgcatatcaTATGGACCGGTCATCGTCATCATACCGTGACTCATACCGGTACATATAGTTGCATGGGAGGTTGATATCGTCCAACAttaaactctcaaatggagttacatcatggcattcatacattccCATACCGTCTAAAGAATATAAAATCATAGAGATTTTGTACTATGCTATATGGGCATCTCGAGTATTCATTTGGCAATCGCCATGTCGAGAGGTTGTACACCCTTGTTTGATTATGTTTTTTAATACTATTATGAATTGTCTTTGTTTCATAACATTACGGGAGATTGTATTAGCAGATATTGTACTACGTggaaaagtattttttattttcttatgtCTTGGCTCATCTTCGTGAGTAAACTTTTGCTATcaagttattttttatttaaactaTATGTAGGATATGTATATGTTTATAGTTGTTATTTTCTAAGTTTATCTCACttcgttaattttttttattgttattcTTAGATTGTTTTGACGAGCATAATGGGCTTGGGACTAGAAGCCTGCATGTTCCTCACTGTTTGTAATCTAGGTCACTAATAATTTAGCTAAGAATTTGACATATCTACTTGAGATAAGCTCTTGGTGTAAAGGAGTTTTATTTTTGTATGCGTTGTAAATAGTTGTGTGGAGCATTGTCGCTGCTTATTTTATGTTCATGTATTATATTTTTGTCTTGTCTGTATTGTTGATTCAGTTATATCTCAATATACAAATTAAAGGAGGTGccgttgttttttttttctgaatttttaaCTAAAATATGCTTTTGTCGAAGAGTAGGGCGTAGCATAAATAGAAAGGAAATTTGTTTTGGCTTGTAGAATATTTTATCGAGGGTGGCTGATAAATCCGAAAATGTGAATCCTGGCGCCGAGCATGCATGCTGGTGGTGCAGCGAGCTGTGAGCATCGCGGCGTCCAGCGTCGGGGtctcggccggcggcggcggcgttacATGCATCCAACTCCATCCGGTGGGCGCGAAGAATTAAGGTGCATGCATGACTTGATAGCAGCGTCGAAGATGCAACcacttttctaatttttttcccgGGGGAAgatgcaagcatgcatgcacttgCTTTGCCCAGCACTTGGCCCTCCTTGTTCCAAGCCACACATGAACGGGCCGGGAAGAACGGTGCTCAACTCAATGCATGCAAATTAAGGCGTGCGTGGCGAGGAACCGTACGTACGTTCTGCGCCAGATCAGGCATGCATGTGTCTATGCAGCAATAGTGTGCTCCATGTAGTCGACGACGATGGAGCAAGTCCTCTTGGCCGtcgcatatgcatgcatgtcgcGGGTGCTGCCGTGCTAGCTGGATGCTGGGAACTaaacaatatatataatatacacaCCTATTATATTCTTCTTAGCCGTATGAAATCTCCAGAGCAGGCGATGGGTGTGAACTTGAGACGGAGGACCACCTGATGAGCCAGTATAGGGTGGGGTAACACGTCGCACCGGGTTAGCGCGGCCATTGATCCGGGGCTGAGGACGCCGTTGAAGACGACAGGAGGCTGCTGGAGGCAAGAGATGGCTGCAGGTTGAAGATCCGACGGATAACACGTGTCAGACTGAAAAGCTCTTTGTCTTCAGGCGGGCGTTTGAAAAATAGAATCTCCCTATAATATACGCTAATATGCTCATGTATATTGTATATTGTTCCCATGAacgaatttcaaattttgcctgTTCGTGGACTGGCGTCTCATGTGTAAGTGGATGCTTAATTGTTTGACGGGCGGGCTGGGCACACATATATGTGGTACGTACAGTACGTCCTTCTCTCTCATCTGCACGTTGAACCGTACGTGCCGATTCTTTTGCTTGGTCGTTGTGCAACGTAAGTGCGTGCATGTCATGGCATGCATGATTGAGGGCACCAACGAACGAAGTGGGTGGGGTTATATTAGCCGTTCCTACTCCAACGCAACTACGCAACGGGTCGATATGTTCATCGTGCGCTGCTGCATGGCTGCTGCATATATATACAGCTAGCAGTCACAACGTAcctactcttcttcttcttcccagaGAAGAGAGCTCAAGCCTCGACGACGTTCTCGATCGATCGGCAACTTCTTCTCCACAGTGCGCGCGTGACGAAACTACTTCACCCAGCTCCGCCGGCGTCCGTCTTCAATTCCTGCAGATTGGCATCCACGAGTCGCGCTAGCTGTAAGTACATGATCTGAACGCTACCTCTCCTTGATTAATTCCAATATCAAATTTCCTAGTTTACTTGATCGGTCCGTGAGCATCGATCACTGATTCAATCGTATATTAAGATATATAATTTCCATTGCATTAGATTGGCACGGTATATATGCCTGTATGTGTTTATTATATAACAGGACGAGATGACCCTTTGTGTGTGTGTCTGTGCGTGGAGTGCAGGAGTCGGAGAAGATGGCCCCGACACTGAGGGATCGCAAGAAGCGTCAAGAGCAGCAGGAGGGCAACTAGAACAGGAAGAAGCGCCCAGCCGGTACAGAGGAGCTGCTGCCGCAGCCGCCGGCCAAGAAGCGCAAGGACGGCCCGATGATGCCGCAGACGCCCATGGAAGCAGAAAGTCGCAGTGTTAGAGGAAATTCTCATAATAGATCGATATGCATCATGTGTGTATTTGTTAGGATCTCCAAGACATGATCACACCTTTATCTCTCTATGATTAGATTCTATGTATAGCTGCTTTAAAGATCAAGATGAATCGTTCAAACTTGGAGATCTATCTGTACCGGAGGTAACACGCTTAATCAGTTTTCATAGTAATGAGAGCCACCTCTTCCAAACACATCTAATCCATGGCGAGCTCTTCTTCATCCATGGCGTCCCCATAGGTCCTCCTGTCACCGAGAAACTCACGAGAGACAACTTTCTTCTCTGGAAGGCGCAGGTTCTTCCTGCCCTTCGTGGAGCTCAGTTGATGGGCTAGCTAGGTGGCTTTGTTGCTACGCCGCCAAAGAccatcaccatcaccaacatcgaGAAGAAGACTAAGGATGTACCCAATCCATCTTATGCGGCATGGATTGCTGAACAGCAGGTGTTGCCATACCTGTTAAATTCCTTGTCAAAAGAAGTGCTGACACAAGTCGTGACCATGAACACGGCAACCAAAGTTTGGTCCGCAATCTAGGTGATGTTCGCCTCTCAGTCCCGTGTGAGGGTGACCAACCTCAGGCTGGCTCTCACCACCACTCAGAAGGGCACCATGACGACAGCGCAATACTTCTCCAAGATGAAGGCCTATGGAGATGAACTTGCTGCCATAGGAAAGATCCTGGATGACGAGGAGATGGTTTCCTATATCCTATCAGGTCTCGACATGGAGTATAACCCCTTGGTTCAATCCATTGTTGCAAGGTCAGATCCAATTTCATTAAGTGATCTGTATGCACAAATGTTGAGCTTTGACACTCGTATGGAGATGCTACAAGGCACTGGAAATCAGTTTCAGTCCTCCACTAATGCTGCCTCACGTGGGCGTGATGGTGGATATAATTTGCAAGGACGTGGAGGCCGTGCCAGTCGCGGCGGTGGCCGTGGCAATAGCTGAGGAGGGCACACCAATGGTGGTGCTCCCAAACAGGGAAGCCAAGGGTCCAGAACTAGAAGACCCAAATGTCAAATATGTCACAAGCTCGGTCACTCAACAGCCAACTGTTGGAACAGGTTTGATGCTAACTTCCAACCAGAAGAAAGAGTTGTGGGTGCTGCTGTTACATCATATTGTGTTAATACAAACTGGTACACTGATACTGGTGCCACCGACCATATCACAGGAGAGCTTGAGAAGCTAACTATCTGTGACAAGTATCACGGCCATGATCAAGTGCACACTGTTAGTGGTTCAGGTATGAAAATTAGTCATGTTGGTCATGCATTAGTTCATACCCCTACTCGTGATTTGCATCTTAACAATGTTCTGCATGTTCCAAGTGCACACAAGAATCTTGTTTCCATTCATCGTTTAGCCACTAACAATGATGCTTTTCTTGAATTTCATCAAAACTTTTTCTTCATCAAGGACCAAGCCACGAAGAAAACAATTCTTAGAGCGAAGTGTGAAGGAGGTCTTTATCCTATTCATTCATCATCAAGTCTAGATCACAATATGCAAGTCTTCGGTACCACTAAGCCATCCTCTATACAGTGGCACAGTCGTCTAGGTCATCCCTCCTTTTCAATTGTTGATCGAGTCCTTAGAAATAATGAGCTTCCCTGCTCAAGTCAATTCAGAGAAGAGTTTATTTGTGATTCATGTCAAAAGGCAAAAAGTCATCAACTTCCCTATCCTAGATCCACCAGTGTGTCTACAAGTCCTCTTGAGCTTGTCTTTTCCGATGTATGGGGACCAGCTCCTGACTTTGTTAGTAGACACAAATACTATGTAagttttattgatgattatagcAAATTTACATGGATCTATTTACTCAAGAAGAAATCTGATGTGTTTCAAGTTTTCCACAATTTCTAGAATCTTGTTGAACAGAAATTTAACAAAAAGATTCTCACCATGCAAACTGATTGGGGTGGTGAGTATGAAAAGTTAAATTCTTTCTTTCAAAGGATAGGAATTGTGTATCAAGCTTCATGCCTCCATGCACATAAGCAAAATGGTGCTGCCAAAAGGAAACATAGACATATAGTTAAAGTTGGCCTTGCTCTCTTGGCAAATGCATCCATGCCTCTGAAGTTTTGGGATGAAGCATTTCTAACTGCAACATATCTCATCAATCTTTTGCCATCTAAAGTCATCAATTATCAAACTCTAGTTGAGCACCTTCTCCACCATAAACTAGACTACACATGTCTTTGTATATTTGGCTGCGCATGCTGGCCTAACATGCAACCCTACAACACTTGAAAATTATACTTCCGCTCGAAGCGATGTGTTTTTTTCAATTATAGTTCTCTTCACAAAGGTTTTAAGTGCCTAGATACTTCCTCTGGTGGAGTATATATATCTCGGGATGTAGTCTTTGATGAGGTGGTATTTCCTTTTTCCAATCTTCACCAAAACGCTAGGACTCATGTTCGCCAAGAAATTCTCCTTCTTCCGCAAACTATGCGCCATAGTCTTGGTTTTGATCATAGGGGAGAACTATGCACTGATCAAATGACTAACCATAACCATGGCTATCATGTCTCTGGTACAAGCATGCAGGAAAATCGTGCTGAAAATGGAGTACAAAACGGTGATCAAATCGGTGATGCATTGGTGCAAAATGGCGATGAGCATGACACTGATTCTGTTAATGATCTCGGTAGTGGATCCTAGGCAGATTTTGTCTAGGAGGGATAGAACACCTTGGCCTCTGGGGACGTGTCGAATACAATCGATGTAGGTGTGGCATCGCCCGTCTCGTCCAGCTTCAGCCCTAGTTCGATGTCTCCTGCCTTCATCTCAGGTACATCGACACCAAGTTTTGTGGTGTCCTCTGTGGTGGCTCCAGGATCACCTACTCCACCTACTGCTGTTCAACAATGACCACACACAAGATTGCAAGATGGTATTATTAAACCTCGTATCTTCACTGATGTCACTATAAGATATGGGTACTTTAGTTCTACAGGTGAACTTGAACATCAACAAGAGGCTTTGAAAAATGACAGATGGCAGCATGCAATGGATGCTGAATACCATGCATTAATGAAAAACAAAACCTAGTATTTGGTCCCACCAAAACAAGGTAACAATATAATATATTGCAAATGGGTGTataagatcaagaagaaggcaGATGGAACAATAGATACTGATTCTTTCAAAGCCAGATTGGTTGCAAAAGGGTTCAAGTAGAGGTACGGTATAGATTATGAGGATACTTTCAATCCAGTTTATAAAATTGCTACTGTTCAGCTTGTTTTAGCTAGTGTAGTCTCTAAAGGTTGGAGCTTGAGATAATTAGATGTACAGAACGTGTTTTTGCATGGGGTTCTGGAAGAGGAGGTCTACATGAAGTAGCCACCAGGATATGATAACAAAGAAGCTCCACAGTATGTATGAAAGTTAGAAAAAGCAATCTACGGATTAAAACAAGCTCCAAGAGCTTGGTATTCTCGCCTGAGCAC
It encodes:
- the LOC133901546 gene encoding SH3 domain-containing protein C23A1.17-like; its protein translation is MRPSRRLCRLAVGAPPPPAAVRSRHHRRPALPGRSHRRLHRSCPAPTTACRCPSPEVAAAARPAASAIHRYPPSSLPPSSRKSLRTLLRRPSAVARRQPLPLHFELDGFVYHDCAFYEWLGPQPKPQHPPPTLALPIPNSPSPVPLHSHAPVPTPFPPGRRPSRPLRSRPQRLTAPTQSAAAPHVPSSGGQRRAQPCGLRLRRVPCLVERRAGAVPGRVSGRRQPSASHSLSARQQLGASASTSAEDTRATSRQQHASCRPLSSSAELLATFCDNILKKGCSEKLSDEAIEDALEKVVRLLAYISDKDLFAELSSRKKLARRLLFDKSANAELSVIRLLLWWLFFSSFFNRLPSVF